From a region of the Carassius auratus strain Wakin chromosome 31, ASM336829v1, whole genome shotgun sequence genome:
- the LOC113050342 gene encoding ubiquitin-protein ligase E3A isoform X2: MNHKDLQPTREDFRDLNYLTEEKVYEILSLCSETEDYSPLIRVIGRVFSSAESLVQSFNKAKQHTKEELKSLQAKDEDKDEDEKETASGSSTAMEVEPEASASSADGPSHGENNVQMLGPVEVSVDIDAVRRVYDRLLSNEKIEAAFLNALVYLSPNVECDLTYHNVYAADPNYLNVFIIVMENSNLHSPEYLEIALPQFCKAMSKLPLPALAKLARLWSQYGADQIRRLVETFQQLITYTVISNEFSSENLVNEDDGVVAATKCLKIVYYANVLGGDLDMDHNEEEDDEPIPESSELTLQELLGEERRNKKGPRVDPLETELGIRASDCRKPLIPFEEFVNEPLNDVLEMDKDYTFFKVETESKFSFMTCPFILNPVTKNLGLYYDNRIRMYSERRITALYSLVQGQQLNPYLRLKVRRDHVIDDALVRLEMIAMENPADLKKQLYVEFEGEQGVDEGGVSKEFFQLVVEEIFNRDIGMFTYDESTKLFWFNSSSFENEGQFTLIGIVLGLAIYNNCILDVHFPMVVYRKLMGKKGTFRDLADSLPVLYQSLKDLLEYEGNVEEDMMITFQISQTDLFGNPLMYDLKEGGDKIPVTNENRKEFVALYAEYMLNKSVEKQFKAFRRGFHMVTNESPLKYLFRPEEIELLICGSRNLDFQALEDSTEYDGGYNKDSHIIRDFWETVHSFGQEQKRLFLQFTTGTDRAPVGGLGKLKMIIAKNGPDSDRLPTSHTCFNVLLLPEYSTKEKLKERLLKAITYAKGFGML; the protein is encoded by the exons ATCTGAATTACTTGACAGAGGAGAAGGTGTATGAAATCCTGAGCCTCTGCAGTGAGACCGAGGACTATTCTCCTCTAATCCGTGTCATTGGTAGGGTTTTCTCAAGCGCGGAGAGTCTAGTCCAGAGTTTCAACAAGGCCAAACAACACACAAAGGAAGAGCTCAAGTCCCTTCAGGCCAAGGATGAGGACAAAGATGAAGATGAGAAAGAAACGGCCTCTGGTTCATCCACAGCCATGGAGGTGGAACCTGAAGCCTCTGCGTCAAGCGCAGACGGCCCTTCTCACGGAGAAAACAATGTTCAAATGTTGGGTCCTGTAGAAGTTTCTGTAGACATTGATGCTGTAAGAAGAGTGTACGACAGACTATTATCGAACGAAAAGATTGAAGCAGCATTCCTCAATGCGTTAGTCTACCTGTCGCCCAATGTAGAGTGTGACCTCACCTACCACAACGTGTATGCTGCCGACCCTAATTACCTGAACGTCTTCATCATCGTCATGGAGAACAGTAACCTCCACAGTCCAGAATACTTAGAAATCGCCCTGCCGCAATTCTGCAAGGCAATGAGCAAGCTACCTCTTCCAGCTCTGGCCAAGCTTGCGCGGTTGTGGTCGCAATACGGTGCAGACCAGATCCGACGTCTGGTCGAGACTTTCCAGCAGCTTATTACCTACACGGTTATCAGCAATGAGTTCAGTAGCGAAAACCTGGTCAATGAGGATGATGGTGTGGTGGCAGCAACTAAGTGCTTGAAAATCGTCTACTATGCAAATGTGCTGGGCGGCGACCTAGACATGGATCATAACGAGGAGGAAGACGATGAACCGATCCCGGAGTCCAGTGAGCTGACCCTGCAGGAGCTGCTCGGGGAGGAACGACGCAACAAGAAAGGACCTCGGGTGGATCCGCTGGAGACGGAACTGGGCATTCGTGCCTCGGACTGTCGAAAACCCCTCATCCCCTTCGAAGAGTTCGTCAATGAACCGCTCAATGATGTGCTGGAAATGGACAAAGATTACACCTTCTTCAAGGTGGAGACCGAAAGCAAGTTCTCCTTTATGACCTGCCCGTTCATTCTTAACCCTGTGACTAAGAATCTAGGCTTGTACTACGACAACCGGATCCGGATGTACAGCGAGCGCAGGATTACTGCCCTCTACAGTTTGGTGCAGGGACAACAACTGAACCCTTACCTGCGACTCAAAGTACGCAGAGATCACGTCATAGATGATGCACTTGTCAGG TTGGAGATGATAGCCATGGAAAACCCAGCAGACCTGAAGAAACAGCTATATGTGGAGTTTGAGGGAGAGCAAGGAGTGGATGAAGGAGGAGTATCCAAAGAGTTCTTTCAACTGGTCGTAGAGGAGATCTTTAACCGAGATATAg GCATGTTTACCTATGATGAAAGCACAAAACTTTTCTGGTTCAACTCTTCATCGTTTGAAAATGAAGGCCAGTTCACCTTGATAGGCATTGTCCTGGGCCTAGCGATCTACAATAACTGCATTCTCGATGTGCACTTCCCCATGGTGGTTTACAGAAAACTAATGGGAAAGAAAGGAACGTTTAGAGACCTTGCTGACTCTCTTCCG GTTCTTTATCAGAGTCTGAAGGACCTGTTGGAGTATGAAGGTAATGTGGAAGAAGACATGATGATTACTTTCCAGATCTCACAAACAGACCTGTTTGGAAACCCACTAATGTATGATTTAAAGGAAGGGGGAGATAAAATCCCAGTTACCAATGAGAACAGAAAG GAATTTGTGGCACTCTATGCAGAGTACATGCTGAACAAAAGTGTGGAGAAACAGTTCAAGGCCTTCAGAAGAGGATTCCACATGGTCACTAATGAATCTCCACTGAAGTATCTGTTTCGACCGGAGGAAATTGAGCTGCTTATATGTGGTAGCAGG AATCTTGACTTTCAAGCACTTGAAGATAGTACAGAATATGATGGTGGATACAACAAAGACTCTCACATTATTAG GGATTTCTGGGAGACTGTGCACTCATTTGGGCAGGAGCAGAAGAGGCTGTTTCTTCAATTCACCACTGGCACAGATAGAGCTCCAGTTGGAGGTTTAGGCAAACTCAAGATGATTATTGCCAAAAATGGCCCTGACTCAGACAG GTTACCCACTTCTCATACTTGCTTCAACGTGCTGCTCCTCCCTGAATACTCCACCAAGGAGAAACTTAAAGAGAGACTCCTTAAAGCCATCACTTACGCCAAAGGCTTCGGCATGCTCTGA